The genomic interval agaaaAGCCCTTGTTATCAATCTAGAGTCCGTGtaatatgatatatttttgtgACGGTGTTATTGTGCGCTCATATCTAACTTTAAAAAGAATGTGTAACCATTGCTGAATGTGTAACCAGTGCTGATCTCCGAGAACCCACCATGCTTGATTGAACCTATCTTTTTAACCCTATATTAAAAAATACTGCTTAAAATACCACTTATTACCGAAATTTATTAGAGGTTTTAAGTCTGAAATGGCAAAATAATGATCTTATCAATGTTGGTGTTAAAAAAAGAAGCCATGAGAAACGATTTTGTGTACGCGCCATTCGAAAATAACTGGGTACGAATAGCGTCATTATCCAATGTAAACAAAGTGCAGACGACGCGTTTTCCAATAGTCGGATATACCCGATATCTTGAATAAGTTGGCATTTAGATAgacaattattttttctattaaaaaaatgatggtttacCCATTTCATGGTCCATAATTATGGCTTACTGTATCTATGTTATAATCCATTCGAGCGATCACGAACGAAATCACTGTTAAAGTGGATATATACTGGTTAACGAGTAGTGCTCGGACGTCATACAGAGCTTTGTTTAATAACTTTCTTAATAatacgaaatatttttttttaaattactgatACATTCTGGGTTCTTCATTTACAAGCAAGAGCAAACAAAACAATGTTTGATATGCGCATGCATTTGTACGAGGGCCGTATTTGGGgtcattaaagggaggtaattttccaCTGTACAGAAGTACATGTGTTTACCGGACATTTATAAAAATTGAGTTATTGGAAACACATAAAAGTAAATATGAAACATTCCTGAACACGTTCAGATAacgtaaatacattaatttgataatGGAATATGTCGTCTTATGCGTGTGTAAATAGAGTTTAATGTGTTTTCCAATATCGGTGCAAACAAAGATCTATTTATAAACACGTAGATCAATATTTAAAGATCTTTGATCAAACGATAATATCCTTTTTCAAGGGAGAAAATCCAAACAGTGAGTATTTAATGTTAACTGAGATTTTCTgctatttctttgaaatgtttactAGGTACATTTTGCAAGCAATTCATTTTCTGACAATAGTAGGCCCGTACATGTCAGACGGCAAGAACAATGACGCAGCAATATTAAATCACATGTTGAAGACAAACATAGATGATATTAGGGGGCTTTTGAGAGAAGGGGATGTATTTGTTGTAGACCGAGGGTTCCGAGATGCGTTACCCCTGTTAAAGGACCTCGGCATTAATGCTGAAATGCCAGCCATTATGCAGAAAGGAGAAAAACAATTGACTACGGGAGAAGCCAACGCGAGTCGACTAGTAACGAAAGTAAGTATTACACTTACAggttatattaatttgtaaattaCTCTTGCCGGAAAGCCCGTAATTTCttaacaatcaaacatggttAACCTTTATCAATCCCCATTTCATGTTTTAACACATCTGTAGGAGATGTttcaaaacaatttacaaaagGATATATTGTGCACAAAATTAGCAATTGGTCGCAAAGATTTCTATacaaaatatgctcaaatgcggAGGACATGGGGCTTATTTGGATTTATATATGttcgtctgtatgtctgtctgtctgcatatCCGTCATCTgtagacacacttttgtttttgtatatctaAGTGAGGCGTCAACAGAATCCAATAAAATGTCATACTTATATACAATTCAATATCGTGCATCCGCCTGACATTTTGTTTGTTGGAATCATTTTAAAATGGATTGCCTTACAAGACACCATAAATGAGTATTAATCACATTTTGTGATAGTTCAAGGTTTAATGTGTATAATGATAAGtcgttttctttatttatgattttcttttgaTAAACCTTACAATCCCGACAAGTCACGAACCCAAACTTGCAAAACGCATAGATTGCCATTTTTATAATAATCTCTCATTATTATTTCACAGATCAGATGGGTGGTCGAATCGGCAAACGCTAGAATCAAGAGATTCAAATATTTAGATCATGTGATGCCAAATAGCCAGCTGCCATTTATTGGTGACTTTGTTAGAATTGTTTGCGCCATCTCAAACAAATACTTCCCCCCTCTAAGTTCCCCAGACCAAGTCGAACAAGATGAATTGATCGCCCAAAAGATGCTGcaacaaaatgaaaaagaaaacgaGCTGAAAATGTTAGTAGAAGAGAAAGGTCTTGCTAGGAAAAAGACAATTTGGC from Dreissena polymorpha isolate Duluth1 chromosome 1, UMN_Dpol_1.0, whole genome shotgun sequence carries:
- the LOC127855818 gene encoding uncharacterized protein LOC127855818 isoform X1; translation: MSDGKNNDAAILNHMLKTNIDDIRGLLREGDVFVVDRGFRDALPLLKDLGINAEMPAIMQKGEKQLTTGEANASRLVTKIRWVVESANARIKRFKYLDHVMPNSQLPFIGDFVRIVCAISNKYFPPLSSPDQVEQDELIAQKMLQQNEKENELKMLVEEKGLARKKTIWRPIEDCEVQGFPRLSDEQLSELTLGVYQLRLSSSYMQEHTTGNCDIKVHVHEQSLISAKLQSRYTSSRRYMLWIRHSEDMVESWYCQCKTGSRVVGMCSHIAAVVWFLSAGRYQQKESLGVRDWGKYLSDASAIRIDDSSSSESDSEVF